The following proteins come from a genomic window of Verrucomicrobiota bacterium:
- a CDS encoding MFS transporter: MSCPSVPSQDSLAEPPELLSKVTRRLVPFLILLYFVAYLDRVNVGFAALIMNKDLGITPYLYGWGAGIFFFGYFLFEIPSNLALARFGARVWIARIMITWGVISSAMALARGPASFLVFRFLLGLAEAGFFPGIVYYLTNWYPARERARVMALFYLAIPLSIIIGAPVSSSLLGLHGLAGLRGWQWLFILEGLPAILLAFVALRYLTDRPEQATWLSPDERRMLSEIMRADKALSERACGHMTLRDAFSHPRVLLLALIFFLVVMGVYGLGFWLPQIIKRFGVSDLAVGFLTAIPYLIAALVQVFWCRHSDAQGERRWHFAIPCLLMAGGFTMSALSHSPYISFAGLILSAIGLMCAQPMFWTMPSTILTGTAAAGGIALINSIGNLGGFAGPYLVGWVAQVTKNPAVGLIVLTVALLIASGLVLAMRPETVGERRRRVTAATGPAPKTS, from the coding sequence ATGTCATGTCCCTCTGTCCCCTCACAAGATTCGCTGGCGGAGCCTCCGGAGTTGCTTTCCAAGGTGACCCGGCGGCTCGTGCCTTTCCTGATCCTGCTCTACTTCGTCGCTTACCTTGACCGGGTTAACGTCGGGTTTGCGGCGCTGATAATGAATAAGGACCTGGGTATCACTCCCTACCTTTACGGGTGGGGCGCGGGCATTTTCTTTTTCGGGTATTTCCTGTTCGAGATACCAAGCAATCTGGCGCTGGCCAGGTTCGGCGCCCGTGTGTGGATCGCCCGGATCATGATCACGTGGGGCGTGATTTCCTCAGCCATGGCGCTGGCGCGAGGACCGGCATCGTTTCTCGTGTTCCGGTTCCTGCTCGGCCTGGCGGAGGCGGGCTTTTTCCCGGGAATCGTCTATTACCTCACTAACTGGTACCCCGCCCGCGAACGGGCGCGGGTGATGGCCCTGTTCTACCTGGCCATTCCCCTGTCGATCATCATCGGTGCGCCGGTCTCCAGTTCGCTGCTCGGTCTCCACGGCCTTGCGGGCCTGCGTGGCTGGCAATGGCTCTTTATCCTCGAGGGGTTACCCGCCATTTTGCTGGCGTTTGTCGCCCTGCGTTACCTGACGGATCGACCGGAGCAGGCCACCTGGCTTTCGCCGGACGAGCGCAGGATGCTGTCTGAAATCATGCGGGCGGATAAAGCACTGAGTGAACGCGCCTGCGGCCACATGACGCTGCGGGACGCGTTCAGCCACCCGCGCGTGCTCCTGTTAGCCCTCATTTTCTTTCTCGTGGTCATGGGTGTGTACGGCCTCGGGTTCTGGCTGCCGCAAATCATCAAGCGGTTCGGCGTGTCCGACCTGGCGGTCGGTTTTCTTACCGCGATTCCGTACCTCATCGCTGCCCTGGTTCAAGTCTTCTGGTGCCGGCATTCTGACGCTCAGGGTGAACGCCGCTGGCATTTTGCGATCCCGTGTTTGCTGATGGCCGGCGGCTTCACGATGAGCGCCCTGTCGCATTCACCTTACATTTCCTTCGCCGGGCTCATTCTCAGCGCCATCGGTCTGATGTGTGCCCAGCCGATGTTTTGGACGATGCCCAGCACTATCCTGACCGGCACCGCAGCGGCCGGCGGGATCGCCCTGATTAATTCCATCGGAAACCTGGGAGGTTTTGCCGGGCCCTATCTGGTCGGCTGGGTTGCCCAGGTAACCAAAAACCCGGCTGTCGGCCTGATCGTGCTGACGGTTGCGCTTCTGATTGCCTCCGGGTTGGTCCTGGCGATGCGGCCCGAGACGGTCGGCGAGCGACGGCGCCGGGTGACCGCCGCGACGGGACCCGCCCCGAAAACCTCATAA
- a CDS encoding SDR family oxidoreductase, protein MKVLVIGAAGMIGRKFVEKLAKNGTLAGRKVSRVTMADVIVPAAPADAPFEVDTVACDLSAPPAAESLVAGRPDIIFHLAAIVSGEAEADFDKGYRINLDGTRYLFEAVRRAGNTPRLVFTSSIAVFGAPFPEVIGEEFFETPLTSYGTQKAIGELLLSDYTRRGFFDGIGIRLPTICVRPGKPNLAASGFYSNIIREPLKGEPAVLPVPEDVRHWFASPRSAVNFLFHAAEIDGAAVGPRRTLTMPGVSATVGEMIESLGRVAGPDRVKLVRREPDPVIERIVGGWARNFDASRSVALGFQAEKNFDEIIRVHIEDEHGGAI, encoded by the coding sequence ATGAAAGTCCTCGTGATCGGCGCAGCGGGCATGATCGGCCGCAAGTTTGTCGAAAAACTGGCCAAAAACGGCACGCTCGCCGGCAGGAAGGTGTCGCGCGTCACGATGGCCGACGTGATCGTGCCGGCGGCGCCCGCAGATGCACCCTTTGAGGTCGATACGGTGGCTTGTGACCTGTCCGCCCCGCCGGCTGCGGAAAGCCTGGTGGCCGGCCGGCCGGACATTATCTTTCATCTGGCGGCGATCGTTTCCGGTGAAGCCGAGGCCGACTTTGATAAGGGTTACCGAATCAATCTTGACGGCACGCGGTACCTGTTCGAAGCGGTGCGCCGTGCCGGTAATACGCCCCGGCTCGTTTTCACCAGCTCCATCGCCGTGTTCGGCGCCCCGTTTCCGGAGGTGATCGGTGAAGAGTTTTTTGAAACGCCGTTAACCTCCTACGGAACCCAGAAAGCCATCGGCGAGCTTCTCCTGTCAGATTACACCCGGCGCGGTTTTTTTGACGGTATCGGCATTCGCCTGCCGACCATCTGCGTGCGGCCGGGCAAACCGAACCTGGCGGCGTCGGGCTTTTATTCGAACATCATCCGAGAACCTCTGAAGGGCGAACCCGCCGTGCTACCGGTCCCGGAGGACGTGCGGCATTGGTTCGCTTCGCCGCGGTCCGCGGTGAATTTCCTGTTTCATGCCGCCGAAATTGATGGTGCGGCCGTCGGCCCGCGCCGCACTCTGACCATGCCCGGCGTTTCCGCCACCGTCGGCGAGATGATCGAGAGCCTCGGACGCGTGGCGGGCCCGGATCGGGTAAAGCTTGTCCGGCGCGAACCGGATCCCGTCATCGAGCGCATCGTCGGGGGGTGGGCGCGTAACTTCGACGCTTCACGATCGGTTGCGCTCGGGTTTCAAGCGGAAAAGAATTTCGACGAGATCATCCGTGTTCATATCGAGGACGAACACGGCGGGGCGATCTGA
- a CDS encoding substrate-binding domain-containing protein produces the protein MKSPLKGALAAVLAATLLLGSQISSRAKDIVYLTPGLDLPFWRYLAAGVESVAKKEGYGFQTLDSRNNAQTQLKNAQDAVSRGAAAIVISPTDSSTAPSVLALAQRANIPVVIADIGTNSGEYVSFIISDNREGAYGVGKALGAAMKEKGMQEGTYGLVTISLTRNNGKLRTEGFRTAMKEAGIKEGPLQQMQNYTADETFRFTQDMVTANPNMKGMFIETDQPTIGALRALKAARREGTVLVAAFDGIPEFVDLIKSGQIVASGMQQPYLMGVRSGEAITKHLKGESVEKQIVVPILVVTSKNIDELLPTVRQTVFANELK, from the coding sequence ATGAAAAGCCCCCTCAAAGGCGCGCTGGCTGCCGTGCTGGCAGCGACCCTGCTGCTCGGATCGCAAATTTCAAGTCGGGCAAAGGATATCGTTTACCTGACTCCGGGCCTTGACCTGCCCTTCTGGCGTTACCTGGCTGCAGGCGTCGAGAGCGTGGCCAAGAAGGAAGGCTACGGTTTTCAGACGCTCGACAGCCGCAACAACGCCCAAACCCAACTCAAGAATGCCCAGGACGCCGTTTCGCGCGGCGCCGCTGCGATCGTGATTTCGCCGACTGACAGTTCCACGGCGCCCAGCGTGCTGGCGCTCGCCCAGCGAGCTAACATCCCGGTAGTCATCGCCGACATCGGCACCAACTCGGGGGAATACGTCTCCTTCATCATCTCCGATAACCGTGAGGGGGCTTACGGGGTGGGCAAGGCGCTCGGCGCAGCCATGAAGGAAAAGGGCATGCAGGAGGGCACCTACGGCCTGGTGACGATCTCGCTGACCCGCAACAACGGCAAACTGCGTACCGAAGGCTTTCGCACGGCGATGAAAGAGGCCGGCATCAAGGAGGGGCCGCTTCAGCAGATGCAGAATTATACCGCCGACGAGACCTTCAGATTCACCCAGGACATGGTCACGGCCAACCCGAATATGAAGGGGATGTTCATCGAGACCGACCAACCGACGATCGGCGCCCTCCGGGCGCTCAAGGCGGCTCGCAGGGAGGGCACGGTCCTGGTGGCCGCGTTTGACGGCATTCCGGAGTTCGTCGACCTGATCAAGAGTGGACAGATCGTTGCCTCGGGGATGCAGCAGCCTTACCTGATGGGGGTTCGCTCCGGCGAAGCGATAACCAAGCACCTGAAAGGCGAGAGCGTCGAGAAGCAAATCGTGGTACCCATCCTCGTCGTTACGAGCAAAAATATCGACGAACTGCTTCCTACCGTCAGGCAGACCGTGTTCGCAAACGAGCTGAAATGA